From the Streptosporangiales bacterium genome, one window contains:
- a CDS encoding pyridoxal-phosphate dependent enzyme — MLVSLDDVYAARDRLAGVAVRTPLLSPSTPPARGPVLIKPESLQPTGAFKLRGAYNAVATIPADRRAAGVVTHSSGNHGRALAWAARAFGVPAVVVSPDNVPEVKIAGMRAVGAEVVLVPAAERHEAACRIAAERGAELVPPYDDPRVIAGQGTVGLEIAADLPEVSTVLVPIGGGGLIAGVSLVLAELAKTATVIGVEPELAADAADSFAAGRRVAWTDEQTAATAAEGVRVPVVGELTWAHIERYVHQVVTVTEDEITAAIGELARSYRVVAEPSGAVAPAAALYHATDLPAGPVVAVLSGGNAEPQVLADAVRSN; from the coding sequence GTGTTGGTTTCGCTCGACGACGTGTACGCCGCCAGGGACCGGTTGGCCGGTGTCGCGGTACGTACCCCGCTGTTGTCCCCCAGTACGCCACCGGCCCGCGGGCCGGTGCTGATCAAACCCGAGTCGCTGCAGCCGACCGGGGCGTTCAAGCTCCGCGGCGCGTACAACGCCGTCGCGACGATCCCCGCGGACCGGCGGGCGGCCGGCGTGGTGACGCACTCCAGCGGCAACCACGGTCGTGCGCTCGCCTGGGCCGCGCGCGCGTTCGGGGTGCCCGCGGTCGTGGTGAGCCCGGACAACGTCCCCGAGGTGAAGATCGCCGGCATGCGCGCGGTCGGCGCGGAGGTCGTGCTCGTCCCCGCGGCCGAACGGCACGAGGCGGCGTGCAGGATCGCGGCCGAGCGCGGCGCCGAGCTGGTGCCGCCGTACGACGACCCGCGGGTCATCGCCGGGCAGGGCACCGTCGGGCTGGAGATCGCGGCCGACCTGCCGGAGGTGTCGACGGTGCTCGTGCCGATCGGGGGCGGCGGGCTGATCGCAGGCGTCTCGCTGGTGCTCGCCGAGCTGGCCAAGACCGCCACGGTGATCGGCGTCGAGCCTGAGCTCGCCGCGGATGCCGCGGACAGCTTCGCCGCCGGCCGCCGCGTCGCCTGGACCGACGAGCAGACCGCCGCGACCGCCGCGGAGGGCGTACGGGTGCCGGTCGTCGGCGAGCTCACCTGGGCGCACATCGAGCGCTACGTACACCAGGTGGTGACCGTCACGGAGGACGAGATCACGGCGGCGATCGGCGAGCTCGCACGTAGCTACCGGGTGGTCGCCGAGCCAAGCGGTGCGGTGGCACCGGCGGCTGCGCTGTACCACGCCACCGACCTGCCGGCAGGGCCCGTGGTCGCGGTGCTGTCCGGCGGCAACGCCGAGCCGCAAGTACTCGCGGATGCGGTGCGAAGCAACTGA
- a CDS encoding AsnC family transcriptional regulator has product MSDALDATDLHLIDALRTDGRSSYAQLGRLVGLSGPGVQDRLRRLEEREVLSGYRAEVNLKAVGLGVSALVGVYLSDSANQDVVDSHLAACVAIEHCWFVAGDESFVVVVRCADVDELEKTIWQVRGIEGVSRTKTNVVLSTRWENRPVPLPAATDD; this is encoded by the coding sequence GTGTCCGATGCTCTCGATGCCACCGACCTGCATCTGATCGACGCGCTGCGGACGGACGGCAGGTCGTCGTACGCGCAGCTGGGCCGGCTGGTCGGCCTCTCCGGGCCGGGCGTGCAGGACCGGTTGCGCCGGCTGGAGGAGCGCGAGGTGCTCAGCGGGTACCGCGCCGAGGTCAACCTGAAGGCGGTCGGCCTCGGGGTGAGTGCGCTGGTCGGCGTCTACCTCTCCGACTCCGCGAACCAGGACGTGGTCGACAGCCACCTGGCCGCGTGTGTCGCCATCGAGCACTGCTGGTTCGTCGCCGGCGACGAGTCGTTCGTCGTGGTGGTGCGGTGCGCGGACGTGGACGAGCTGGAGAAGACGATCTGGCAGGTCCGCGGCATCGAGGGCGTCTCGCGGACGAAGACGAACGTCGTGCTCTCCACGCGCTGGGAGAACCGCCCCGTCCCGCTGCCGGCCGCCACCGACGACTGA
- a CDS encoding BldC family transcriptional regulator, producing the protein MKGRAVNPDEHRLLTATEVAELFRVDPRTVTRWALSGRLKSIRTPGGHRRFSEHYVQALLRGEHDGSAERSTRVAS; encoded by the coding sequence ATGAAAGGACGCGCAGTGAACCCAGATGAACACCGGCTCCTGACCGCGACCGAGGTCGCAGAGCTGTTCCGAGTGGACCCACGAACCGTTACCCGTTGGGCGTTGTCCGGACGGTTGAAGAGTATCCGCACCCCAGGCGGGCACCGTCGGTTCTCCGAGCACTACGTGCAGGCGCTGTTGCGCGGCGAGCACGACGGGTCGGCCGAGCGGTCCACGCGGGTAGCCAGCTGA
- the ccsB gene encoding c-type cytochrome biogenesis protein CcsB — protein sequence MSQADFASLSNLLMDVAIVGYSVAMLLYAMEMLTAKVRPARERAQAKQPELVGATVGGSSGAAGDADAPEPDDDATAVPHPGARSVFLGRAAVAITVLAWLCHLVQIVSRGVAADRWPWGNMYEFTSTICFTAVTAFLALLVKRNVRFLGLYLLALVVLGLGLNGALLYKSAGPLVPALHSYWIAIHVTAAILAIGLFAVSAVVSALYLFADRHQAKVAKGADTSSAGLLRRVPAPEALDKLSYRVIAVAFPIWTFALVAGAIWAEAAWGRYWGWDPKETWTFIIWVIYAGYLHARVTAGWRGRRAAIIALAAFAAILVNYFVVNIWIVGLHSYA from the coding sequence ATGTCGCAGGCGGACTTCGCGAGCCTGTCCAACCTGCTGATGGACGTGGCCATCGTGGGTTACTCGGTGGCGATGCTGCTCTACGCCATGGAGATGCTGACCGCGAAGGTGCGGCCGGCCCGTGAACGGGCGCAGGCCAAGCAGCCCGAGCTGGTGGGGGCAACGGTCGGCGGCTCGTCCGGCGCGGCGGGCGACGCGGACGCACCCGAGCCGGACGACGACGCTACCGCAGTGCCGCACCCGGGGGCCCGGTCGGTGTTCCTCGGCCGGGCCGCGGTCGCGATCACCGTGCTCGCGTGGCTGTGCCACCTGGTGCAGATCGTCAGCCGCGGGGTGGCCGCCGACCGGTGGCCGTGGGGCAACATGTACGAGTTCACCTCGACGATCTGCTTCACCGCGGTGACCGCGTTCCTCGCGCTGCTGGTCAAGCGCAACGTGCGCTTCCTCGGCCTCTACCTGCTGGCGCTCGTGGTGCTCGGCCTCGGCCTGAACGGCGCGCTGCTGTACAAGTCGGCCGGGCCGCTGGTGCCGGCGCTGCACTCGTACTGGATCGCCATCCACGTCACCGCGGCGATCCTGGCCATCGGTCTGTTCGCGGTGAGCGCGGTGGTGTCTGCGCTGTACCTGTTCGCCGACCGGCACCAGGCGAAGGTCGCCAAGGGTGCCGACACCAGCTCGGCCGGGCTGCTGCGCCGGGTGCCCGCCCCCGAGGCGCTGGACAAGCTGTCGTACCGGGTGATCGCCGTGGCGTTCCCCATCTGGACGTTCGCTCTGGTGGCCGGCGCGATCTGGGCGGAGGCGGCGTGGGGCCGCTACTGGGGCTGGGACCCCAAGGAGACCTGGACGTTCATCATCTGGGTCATCTACGCGGGCTACCTGCACGCGCGGGTGACGGCCGGCTGGCGCGGTCGGCGGGCGGCGATCATCGCGCTGGCCGCCTTCGCCGCGATCCTGGTCAACTACTTCGTCGTCAACATCTGGATCGTCGGGCTGCACTCGTACGCGTAG
- a CDS encoding cytochrome c biogenesis protein ResB: protein MNEGEREEPVADEKQSESTSAVATQSPADQTGAVEPGADLGTTPAEPVASRPRGSGLVATARWAWRQLTSMRTALVLLFLLALAAIPGSLLPQRGVSEGQVAQYFTEHPKLAPVLDKLYGFDVFAAPWFAAIYLLLFISLIGCIVPRTRAHLKQMRARPPRAPRNFDRLPHSERIEAKLAERHAVEKAARVLRSHRFRVDVDADNGSVAGEKGYLRETGNLLFHVALLVVLFAVALGGLFGYRGNVMVTEGDGFANTVIAYDSMQKGRLFSDERLSPFTVTLDKFSASYVARGPDRGTAERFDAYLRYREEPGAARERYHLKVNDPLPVGGSKVYLLGHGYSPQITVRDGNGKVVHSAAVPFVSQNDQTFLSQGVVKAPSADPQLGFQMFFLPTFAMSKQGPTSAFPAPLDPALLVVAWEGDLGLDKGASQSVFTLDTSRMKQVRLPQNSQLLRPGDTVKLPGDRGTVRFDGLKEYAALQVNHDPGKGLALGSAVVAMGALLLSLFVRRRRVWVRAGTDDEGRTVVEFGGLSRSDGVGGFTTEFTELADELRTELKAKNRAERPGATEEK from the coding sequence GTGAACGAGGGAGAACGCGAAGAGCCCGTGGCCGACGAGAAGCAGTCAGAAAGCACCAGCGCCGTTGCCACGCAGTCGCCAGCCGATCAGACCGGCGCCGTGGAACCCGGCGCCGACCTCGGCACGACGCCGGCTGAGCCGGTGGCGAGCCGGCCGCGCGGCAGCGGCCTCGTCGCCACCGCGCGCTGGGCGTGGCGGCAGCTGACCTCCATGCGTACGGCGCTGGTACTGCTGTTCCTGCTCGCGCTCGCCGCGATCCCCGGGTCGCTGTTGCCGCAACGCGGCGTCAGCGAGGGGCAGGTGGCGCAGTACTTCACCGAGCACCCGAAGTTGGCGCCCGTCCTGGACAAGCTGTACGGCTTCGACGTGTTCGCGGCGCCGTGGTTCGCCGCGATCTACCTGTTGCTGTTCATCTCGCTGATCGGGTGCATCGTGCCGCGCACCCGTGCCCACCTGAAGCAGATGCGCGCCCGGCCGCCCCGTGCGCCGCGCAACTTCGACCGGCTGCCGCACTCAGAACGGATCGAGGCGAAGCTCGCCGAGCGGCACGCGGTGGAGAAGGCCGCGAGGGTGCTGCGGTCGCACCGGTTCCGGGTGGACGTCGACGCGGACAACGGCAGCGTCGCGGGCGAGAAGGGGTATCTGCGGGAGACCGGCAACCTGCTCTTTCACGTAGCCCTGCTCGTCGTGCTGTTCGCCGTCGCACTCGGTGGCCTGTTCGGCTACCGCGGCAACGTCATGGTGACCGAGGGCGACGGGTTCGCCAACACGGTCATCGCGTACGACTCGATGCAGAAGGGGCGGCTGTTCTCGGACGAACGGCTCAGCCCGTTCACCGTGACGCTGGACAAGTTCAGCGCGTCGTACGTCGCCCGCGGCCCGGACCGCGGTACGGCGGAACGGTTCGACGCGTACCTGAGGTACCGCGAGGAGCCAGGTGCCGCGCGGGAGCGCTACCACCTGAAGGTCAACGACCCGCTGCCCGTCGGCGGCTCGAAGGTCTACCTGCTCGGGCACGGCTACTCGCCGCAGATCACCGTGCGCGACGGCAACGGCAAGGTGGTGCACTCGGCGGCGGTGCCGTTCGTGTCGCAGAACGACCAGACGTTCCTTTCCCAGGGCGTGGTGAAGGCGCCGTCGGCGGACCCGCAGCTGGGCTTCCAGATGTTCTTCCTGCCCACGTTCGCGATGAGCAAGCAGGGACCCACGTCGGCCTTCCCCGCACCGCTCGACCCGGCGCTGCTCGTCGTCGCCTGGGAGGGTGACCTGGGGCTGGACAAGGGCGCCTCGCAGTCGGTGTTCACGCTCGACACGTCGCGGATGAAGCAGGTGCGGTTGCCGCAGAACAGCCAGCTGCTCCGGCCGGGCGACACGGTGAAGCTGCCGGGCGACCGCGGCACCGTCAGGTTCGACGGGTTGAAGGAGTACGCGGCGCTGCAGGTGAACCACGACCCGGGTAAGGGCCTCGCGCTCGGCAGCGCCGTGGTGGCGATGGGTGCGCTGTTGCTGTCGCTGTTCGTGCGGCGCCGGCGGGTGTGGGTGCGCGCCGGCACCGACGACGAGGGGCGTACGGTGGTCGAGTTCGGCGGCCTGTCCAGGAGCGACGGCGTCGGCGGCTTCACGACCGAGTTCACCGAGCTCGCCGACGAGCTGCGTACCGAGTTGAAGGCGAAGAACCGGGCCGAACGCCCCGGCGCCACGGAGGAGAAGTGA
- a CDS encoding cytochrome c biogenesis protein CcdA, with protein sequence MSDELVALVTGGSLLLALPIAVLAGVVSFASPCVLPLAPGYVSYVTGLSGADLQAGGRRGRTLLGSALFVLGFSAVFVSAGALFGGIGYLFQEYADPITRVLGVVTILLGVVFLGFVPQLQRDTRPLGRWSADIGMAGAPLLGILFGIGWTPCLGPTIGAVQTLAFSEASAGRGALLATAYCLGLGSPFLVLALVFRRALGAVSWLRSHQLFVKRFGGGLLVLLGVLLVSGAWAHVVLAIRDLFAGFQTVV encoded by the coding sequence ATGAGTGACGAGCTCGTCGCCCTGGTCACCGGCGGTTCGCTGCTGCTGGCGCTGCCGATCGCCGTGCTGGCCGGCGTGGTCTCGTTCGCGTCGCCATGTGTGCTCCCGCTCGCGCCCGGTTACGTGTCGTACGTCACCGGGCTCAGCGGCGCCGACCTGCAGGCGGGCGGCAGGCGCGGGCGGACGCTGCTCGGGTCCGCGCTGTTCGTGCTGGGGTTCAGCGCGGTGTTCGTCAGCGCCGGTGCCCTGTTCGGTGGCATCGGCTACCTGTTCCAGGAGTACGCCGACCCGATCACCAGGGTGCTCGGCGTGGTGACCATCCTGCTCGGTGTGGTCTTCCTCGGGTTCGTCCCGCAGCTGCAGCGCGACACCAGGCCGTTGGGCAGGTGGTCCGCCGACATCGGGATGGCAGGGGCGCCACTGCTCGGCATCCTGTTCGGTATCGGCTGGACGCCGTGTCTCGGTCCGACCATAGGCGCCGTGCAGACGCTCGCCTTCAGCGAGGCGAGTGCCGGTCGCGGCGCACTCCTCGCGACCGCGTACTGCCTCGGCCTAGGGTCGCCGTTCCTGGTGCTTGCGCTGGTGTTCCGGCGGGCGCTCGGTGCGGTGTCGTGGCTACGCAGCCACCAGCTGTTCGTGAAGCGGTTCGGTGGCGGCCTGTTGGTACTGCTCGGCGTGCTGCTGGTCAGCGGAGCGTGGGCACACGTGGTCCTGGCGATACGGGACCTGTTCGCGGGATTCCAGACGGTGGTGTAG
- a CDS encoding redoxin domain-containing protein, whose product MVARPGCVYGTCGPRRWGAGRGCREWTEFPRREDDVLARWWLGRCGRTSLAVLLCAALALLTACSASEGAGGGGADSDNQRYISGSGEVQVVPVADREPAPRVRGTSLTGERVDSKTYDGKVLVLNFWASWCAPCRSEAEPLQAVYDETKPQGVRFVGINFKDNKTNAGVFVDEFGLTYPSIYDQPGETALAFRGQLPPAAVPSTIVIDREGRIAARVIGETTYTKLFKVVRQVADE is encoded by the coding sequence ATGGTCGCGAGACCAGGTTGCGTCTACGGGACCTGCGGCCCCCGCCGGTGGGGTGCTGGCCGGGGGTGCCGAGAATGGACCGAGTTCCCACGTAGAGAGGACGATGTCTTGGCCCGCTGGTGGCTGGGTCGATGTGGCCGGACGAGCCTCGCGGTGTTGTTGTGCGCCGCGCTGGCACTGCTCACTGCCTGCTCGGCGAGCGAGGGGGCCGGTGGCGGCGGCGCCGACAGCGACAACCAGCGGTACATCTCCGGCTCCGGTGAGGTGCAGGTGGTCCCGGTGGCGGACCGGGAGCCGGCGCCCAGGGTGCGTGGCACGTCGCTGACCGGCGAGCGGGTGGACAGCAAGACGTACGACGGCAAGGTGCTCGTGCTGAACTTCTGGGCGTCCTGGTGCGCGCCGTGCCGCTCCGAGGCCGAGCCGTTGCAGGCCGTCTACGACGAGACCAAGCCGCAGGGTGTGCGCTTCGTCGGCATCAACTTCAAGGACAACAAGACCAACGCGGGCGTCTTCGTCGACGAGTTCGGCCTCACCTACCCGAGCATCTACGACCAGCCGGGCGAGACGGCGCTGGCGTTCCGCGGCCAGCTGCCGCCGGCCGCCGTGCCGAGCACGATCGTGATCGACCGCGAGGGCAGGATCGCCGCCCGCGTGATCGGCGAGACGACGTACACGAAGCTGTTCAAGGTCGTACGGCAGGTCGCCGATGAGTGA
- a CDS encoding LacI family DNA-binding transcriptional regulator, with amino-acid sequence MGSSGRASRKTAKPTATPARKTAAPARKNTKSAAAPARKTASGTTKSTAAPARKATSGTTKATSRATSPARRTTPPRITDLAAELGYSASTISRALNGDPIVGPELTARIRAHAAKRGYVANRLAQSLTGAGRRFVGFLVPDVENRPYSIAASAVANSLAAAQHQLIVAISGDDPKLEQEALRSLVGAQVAAVIVAPTARMTKESKQLLATCPAVQFNRTLRLGTASVLCHDRTGLAAATRHLLTLGHRDIAYLGTSTRLSNGRDRLRGVTDTLGTELPAARQRLLPPTEDDGYAGTRELLESRTPPTALVVGSSSLSIGAARAVHELGVSIPTELSLVVYGDPSWGELYEPRLTTVSVPYRAMGQQVADTVMAMLNGGQQASRPPRHRLAAELIVRESTAQPARRSDQRRKSTTCASRT; translated from the coding sequence ATGGGCTCTTCAGGTCGCGCGTCGCGGAAGACCGCGAAGCCGACCGCGACCCCTGCCCGGAAGACCGCAGCGCCCGCCCGTAAGAACACGAAGTCGGCCGCGGCGCCCGCGCGGAAGACCGCAAGCGGGACCACGAAGTCGACCGCAGCGCCCGCCCGGAAAGCCACGAGCGGGACCACGAAGGCCACGAGCAGGGCCACGTCGCCGGCTCGGCGGACGACGCCTCCGCGGATCACCGATCTCGCGGCCGAGCTGGGGTACTCGGCGTCGACGATCTCTCGGGCACTCAACGGTGACCCGATCGTGGGTCCGGAGCTGACTGCGCGCATCCGCGCGCACGCGGCGAAGCGCGGGTACGTCGCCAACCGGCTCGCGCAGTCGCTGACCGGGGCGGGTCGTCGGTTCGTCGGCTTCCTGGTTCCCGATGTGGAGAACCGGCCGTACTCCATCGCGGCCAGTGCGGTGGCCAACAGCCTCGCGGCGGCGCAGCACCAGCTCATCGTGGCGATCTCCGGCGACGACCCGAAGCTGGAACAGGAGGCGCTGCGGTCGCTCGTCGGCGCCCAGGTCGCCGCCGTCATCGTCGCGCCCACCGCACGGATGACGAAGGAGTCCAAGCAGCTGCTCGCCACCTGTCCCGCGGTGCAGTTCAACCGCACGTTGCGGCTCGGCACGGCGTCGGTGCTGTGCCACGACCGCACCGGGCTCGCCGCCGCGACCAGGCACCTGCTCACCCTCGGCCACCGCGACATCGCGTACCTCGGTACGAGCACCCGGCTGAGCAACGGGCGCGACCGGCTGCGCGGGGTGACCGACACGCTCGGCACCGAGCTGCCGGCCGCCAGGCAACGCCTCCTCCCGCCGACCGAGGACGACGGGTACGCGGGCACCCGCGAGCTGCTGGAGAGCCGCACGCCGCCGACGGCGCTCGTGGTCGGCAGCAGCAGCCTGTCGATCGGAGCCGCACGCGCCGTGCACGAGCTGGGCGTCTCGATACCTACCGAGCTCTCCCTCGTCGTCTACGGCGACCCCTCCTGGGGTGAGCTCTACGAACCTCGACTGACGACCGTCTCGGTGCCGTACCGGGCGATGGGCCAGCAGGTCGCCGACACCGTCATGGCCATGCTGAACGGCGGCCAGCAGGCGAGCCGACCGCCACGTCACCGACTGGCCGCCGAGCTCATCGTCAGGGAATCTACCGCCCAGCCGGCGAGACGATCCGACCAACGGAGGAAGAGCACCACATGCGCATCACGAACGTAA
- a CDS encoding mandelate racemase: MRITNVRVAEAPIASQISNAVIDFSKMNVTVVEVTTDRQVDGEAVVGYGFHSNGRYAQKGLLEARLLPRLLDADPEKLLDADGIVDPVACRDTVMQNEKPGGHGDRAVAVGALDMALWDLASKVAQRPAFRHMHHRFGLAGAPAESAWVYAAGGYYHPGKGVEALQDEMRGYLDMGYCDVKMKIGGATLAEDLRRIEAVLGILPNGVRLAVDANGRFDVRTALDYAAALSDYELLWYEEPCPPLDYLGHAVVADHYPGIVATGENLFSVDDVRNLVRYAGLRTDTDVLQMDPTLSYGIPEFAEMLQVLERAGWSSGRCCPHGGHQLNLAATAGFHLGGCESYPGVFEPFGGFADSTPIEDGRVRLPEVPGLGVEDKPALHDLLRRTFA, translated from the coding sequence ATGCGCATCACGAACGTAAGGGTTGCCGAAGCGCCGATCGCGTCGCAGATCAGCAACGCGGTCATCGACTTCTCCAAGATGAACGTCACCGTCGTCGAGGTGACCACCGACCGGCAGGTCGACGGCGAGGCGGTCGTGGGCTACGGCTTCCACTCCAACGGGAGGTACGCGCAGAAGGGTCTGCTCGAAGCCCGGTTGCTGCCTCGCCTGCTCGACGCCGACCCGGAGAAGCTGCTCGACGCGGACGGCATCGTCGACCCGGTGGCGTGCCGCGACACCGTCATGCAGAACGAGAAGCCGGGCGGTCACGGCGATCGCGCGGTTGCCGTCGGCGCGCTTGACATGGCGCTCTGGGACCTCGCGTCGAAGGTCGCGCAGCGCCCCGCGTTCCGACACATGCACCACCGCTTCGGCCTCGCGGGCGCGCCGGCGGAGTCCGCGTGGGTCTACGCGGCGGGCGGGTACTATCACCCGGGCAAGGGCGTCGAAGCGCTCCAGGACGAGATGCGCGGCTACCTCGACATGGGTTACTGCGACGTGAAGATGAAGATCGGCGGCGCAACGCTTGCCGAGGACCTGCGCAGGATCGAGGCCGTGCTCGGCATCCTCCCGAACGGCGTGCGGCTGGCCGTCGACGCGAACGGGCGGTTCGACGTGCGCACGGCGCTCGACTACGCCGCTGCGCTCTCCGACTACGAGCTGCTCTGGTACGAGGAGCCGTGCCCGCCGCTCGACTACCTAGGCCACGCCGTCGTCGCCGACCACTACCCCGGCATCGTGGCGACCGGCGAGAACCTGTTCTCCGTCGACGACGTGCGCAACCTGGTCAGGTACGCCGGCCTGCGCACCGACACCGACGTGCTACAGATGGACCCCACGCTCAGCTACGGCATCCCCGAGTTCGCGGAGATGCTGCAGGTGCTCGAGCGTGCGGGATGGAGCTCGGGGAGGTGCTGCCCGCACGGCGGTCACCAGCTGAACCTCGCCGCCACCGCCGGGTTCCATCTCGGTGGTTGCGAGTCTTACCCAGGCGTCTTCGAGCCGTTCGGTGGTTTTGCTGACTCCACACCGATCGAAGACGGCAGGGTCCGGTTGCCAGAGGTGCCAGGACTGGGCGTCGAGGACAAACCAGCGCTGCACGACCTGCTGCGCAGAACGTTCGCATGA
- a CDS encoding PhnD/SsuA/transferrin family substrate-binding protein: MRAPLSRRREMRIRTSQALLACAAMSAAVLSGCAEKGDTGDKAAEDYPSKSISYVIPFDPGGESDVTARLQQKLLEKELGQKVVVSNKEGGGGAVAWSELANQAKPDGHTIMGANLPHVVLQPLARKDAGYETDDIKWAYLFQETPGALIVPKDSPYKTLDDFVQAAKKKKMSIGGSATFSANHMGTLKLNKEAGIKSTYVPFSGTAAVTPALLGGDIDAAMGYNTSALEMEDKGVRVLGFASDERLDAFPDVPTFKEEGYDLATASAWRGVAVPPDTPDAVVNKIAKAFEKVNQDPKLKKKLNELGYLPMDMGPKEAKKFVDERKAPERALLKEYGLLNSEE; the protein is encoded by the coding sequence ATGAGAGCGCCGCTCTCGAGGAGGAGAGAGATGAGAATACGCACCAGCCAGGCACTCCTGGCCTGCGCGGCGATGTCCGCTGCAGTGCTCAGCGGGTGCGCCGAGAAGGGCGACACGGGCGACAAGGCAGCGGAGGACTACCCGTCGAAGTCCATCAGCTACGTGATCCCGTTCGACCCGGGCGGCGAGTCCGACGTGACCGCCCGCCTGCAGCAGAAGCTGTTGGAGAAGGAGCTCGGCCAGAAGGTCGTGGTGTCGAACAAGGAGGGCGGCGGCGGCGCGGTGGCGTGGTCGGAGCTCGCCAACCAGGCCAAGCCGGACGGCCACACCATCATGGGTGCGAACCTGCCGCACGTCGTGCTGCAGCCGCTCGCACGCAAGGACGCGGGTTACGAGACCGACGACATCAAGTGGGCCTACCTGTTCCAGGAGACACCTGGCGCGCTCATCGTGCCGAAGGACAGCCCGTACAAGACGCTCGACGACTTCGTCCAGGCGGCGAAGAAGAAGAAGATGTCGATCGGCGGGAGCGCGACGTTCTCCGCCAACCACATGGGCACCCTGAAGCTCAACAAGGAAGCCGGCATCAAGAGCACCTACGTGCCGTTCAGCGGTACCGCCGCGGTGACGCCGGCTCTGCTCGGTGGCGACATCGACGCCGCGATGGGGTACAACACCTCGGCGCTCGAGATGGAGGACAAGGGCGTGCGGGTGCTCGGCTTCGCCTCGGACGAGCGGCTCGACGCCTTCCCCGACGTGCCGACGTTCAAGGAAGAGGGATACGACCTCGCGACGGCGAGCGCGTGGCGTGGCGTCGCAGTACCTCCGGACACCCCGGACGCCGTCGTGAACAAGATCGCGAAGGCGTTCGAGAAGGTGAACCAGGATCCCAAGCTCAAGAAGAAGCTGAACGAGCTCGGCTACCTGCCCATGGACATGGGACCGAAGGAAGCGAAGAAGTTCGTCGACGAGCGCAAGGCCCCTGAGCGGGCGTTGCTCAAGGAGTACGGCCTGCTGAACAGCGAGGAATAG